One genomic segment of Thioclava sp. GXIMD2076 includes these proteins:
- a CDS encoding chromosome segregation protein SMC, translated as MKLRAIRMKDVRRFTAQVEITGIGDGLNVLSEPNEYGKSTLFDALKALFFERHSSKKKEVGALRPHAGGAPEIEVEIETAQGRFTLAKRWFSKPMAEVRQNGRVIAQSDAAEDWIARLLGAGDGGPAGLIWVRQGMTELEGPVKAENEAALASRRDLMSSVTEEVEAMTGGRRMDMALRRVDGELARYVTASGKPRKNGPLGDVLDEIQRLEAAQAEQQARVEALHRDLETRKRHRKTLTDLEDPEERGARETRLAQAETAHSEALRHAEQVAAAARQLQSDGLAVTRAEERLGQMRSLRKEATEAKAGLEAAMPLAEAAAEIEARTRAQAKELAAALEAAREAERQQAGRHARASLAEAARQGAARKAEIAARIEQAEAARTRHEEAQAEAGLLLTSKDLETLQSLEQAWITEARLAAAGAVQLSFVPSGAQEIRLDGTPLTDTATPLYARADLDLPGLGQLTIDPGERAKAGAAQAAHTRLIQAFERHGLPDMAAARRSAHRRAEREAAARDAQAELKINAPQGIEALRRDHAAIPAPIEDPDLPPLAEVKSLLEAAQAKAAELAPQARLAEEKATEARLETGRLRGLSDAARERLQRAEDRLAESARMGDEDSLQAELTHAAQALSASRALHDDLRRKAPDLAGAEAAFKRARAVIETAQREATELSTELARLDERIMAANGQAIEEKLAETRDALEAARATEARLTHEVAVLHRLQAALEAARSAAREQYFAPVAKALRPLLGLLWPEAQLEWAQDKLLPEALVRAGQSEPIDILSGGTQEQIALMVRLAFARLLQEAGRGAPVILDDALVYTDDERIEKMFDALNRQAGDLQIIVLTCRQRAFRDLGGQRLHLTPAP; from the coding sequence ATGAAGCTGCGCGCAATCCGGATGAAAGATGTCCGCCGCTTCACCGCCCAGGTCGAGATCACCGGCATTGGTGACGGGCTCAACGTGCTGTCCGAACCCAATGAATATGGCAAATCCACCCTCTTTGATGCGCTGAAGGCGCTGTTTTTCGAGCGTCACAGCTCGAAAAAGAAAGAGGTGGGCGCGCTCAGGCCCCATGCGGGCGGTGCCCCCGAGATCGAGGTCGAGATCGAAACCGCTCAGGGCCGGTTCACACTGGCGAAACGGTGGTTTTCCAAACCTATGGCCGAGGTGCGCCAGAACGGGCGGGTTATCGCACAATCGGATGCTGCCGAGGACTGGATCGCGCGGCTTCTGGGCGCGGGGGATGGCGGTCCGGCGGGTTTGATCTGGGTCCGTCAGGGCATGACCGAGCTGGAAGGGCCGGTGAAGGCGGAGAACGAGGCGGCGCTCGCCTCGCGCCGCGATCTGATGTCGAGCGTGACAGAAGAGGTCGAGGCGATGACCGGCGGCCGGCGGATGGATATGGCGCTCAGGCGGGTGGACGGAGAACTGGCCCGCTATGTGACCGCCAGCGGCAAGCCCAGGAAGAACGGCCCTCTGGGCGATGTGCTCGACGAGATCCAGCGGCTGGAGGCGGCGCAGGCCGAGCAGCAGGCCCGCGTGGAGGCCCTTCACCGCGACCTCGAGACGCGCAAGCGCCACCGAAAGACCCTGACCGATCTCGAGGATCCCGAGGAAAGAGGCGCCCGCGAGACGCGTCTGGCCCAGGCGGAGACCGCGCATTCGGAGGCGCTCCGCCATGCCGAGCAGGTGGCCGCTGCCGCCCGCCAACTGCAATCGGACGGGCTGGCCGTGACCCGCGCCGAGGAGCGGCTGGGGCAGATGCGCAGCCTGCGCAAGGAAGCTACCGAGGCAAAGGCCGGGCTCGAGGCGGCGATGCCTCTGGCGGAGGCCGCGGCAGAGATCGAGGCCCGCACCCGCGCGCAGGCCAAGGAGCTGGCGGCCGCGCTTGAGGCCGCCCGCGAGGCCGAGCGCCAGCAGGCCGGGCGTCACGCCCGCGCCAGTCTGGCCGAGGCCGCGCGGCAGGGGGCCGCCCGTAAAGCCGAGATCGCTGCACGGATCGAACAGGCCGAAGCGGCCCGCACGCGCCACGAGGAAGCGCAGGCCGAAGCTGGCTTGCTCCTTACCTCCAAGGATCTGGAGACACTGCAAAGCCTCGAACAGGCATGGATCACCGAGGCGCGGCTCGCGGCGGCGGGAGCGGTGCAACTGAGCTTCGTCCCCTCGGGCGCGCAGGAGATCCGGCTCGACGGCACCCCGCTGACCGACACGGCCACACCGCTTTATGCACGGGCCGATCTGGACCTGCCGGGCCTCGGGCAGTTGACCATAGATCCGGGCGAACGGGCCAAAGCGGGGGCCGCGCAGGCCGCGCACACACGGTTGATACAGGCGTTCGAGCGCCATGGTCTGCCCGATATGGCCGCCGCCCGCCGCAGCGCCCACCGGCGTGCCGAGCGGGAGGCCGCCGCCCGCGATGCGCAGGCGGAGCTGAAGATCAACGCTCCACAAGGGATCGAGGCGCTGCGCCGCGACCATGCCGCGATCCCCGCCCCGATTGAAGACCCCGACCTGCCCCCGCTGGCCGAGGTGAAGTCCCTGCTGGAGGCCGCGCAAGCCAAAGCCGCCGAACTGGCGCCGCAAGCGCGGCTCGCGGAGGAAAAAGCCACCGAGGCACGGCTCGAGACGGGGCGGCTGCGAGGCCTGTCTGACGCCGCCCGCGAGCGGCTGCAACGGGCCGAGGACAGGCTTGCGGAAAGCGCGCGGATGGGCGATGAGGACAGCCTTCAGGCCGAGCTGACCCATGCGGCCCAGGCCCTGAGCGCGAGCCGCGCCCTGCATGACGATCTGCGCCGGAAGGCGCCCGATCTGGCGGGGGCCGAGGCGGCGTTCAAACGTGCCAGAGCGGTCATCGAGACCGCGCAAAGGGAAGCCACAGAACTTTCGACCGAGCTTGCCCGCCTCGACGAGCGCATTATGGCGGCCAACGGTCAGGCCATCGAGGAAAAGCTGGCCGAGACCCGCGATGCGCTCGAAGCGGCCCGCGCGACCGAAGCACGCCTGACCCATGAGGTCGCGGTGCTGCACCGGCTGCAGGCCGCGCTCGAGGCCGCGCGCAGCGCCGCCCGCGAGCAGTATTTCGCCCCTGTCGCCAAGGCGCTGCGCCCGCTTCTGGGGCTTCTGTGGCCGGAAGCCCAGCTGGAATGGGCCCAGGACAAGCTGTTGCCCGAAGCGCTGGTGCGCGCAGGCCAGTCCGAGCCCATCGACATTCTCTCGGGCGGCACGCAGGAGCAGATCGCGCTGATGGTGCGTCTGGCATTCGCACGACTGTTGCAGGAGGCGGGGCGCGGGGCACCGGTGATCCTCGATGATGCGCTGGTCTATACTGATGACGAGCGCATCGAGAAGATGTTCGATGCGCTCAATCGTCAGGCGGGCGATCTGCAGATCATCGTCCTCACCTGCCGCCAGCGTGCCTTCCGCGATCTGGGCGGCCAGCGCCTGCATCTGACCCCCGCCCCTTAA